From a single Marinobacter sp. ANT_B65 genomic region:
- a CDS encoding PaaI family thioesterase: protein MKITFEELDSFLKEQFPQGAAYGSLRKLGDGWAEMSLDVDDGHLRPGGTVSGPAMMGLADVALYAALLSKIGLVPLAVTTNLNINFLRKPAAHKPLWAKATMLKVGRTMGVGEVFVYSEGGEEEPVAHSTMTYSIPPKKHEN, encoded by the coding sequence ATGAAAATTACTTTTGAGGAGCTGGACAGCTTCCTTAAGGAGCAGTTTCCCCAGGGTGCCGCCTATGGCAGCCTGAGGAAGCTGGGTGATGGTTGGGCCGAAATGAGCCTGGATGTGGATGACGGGCACCTCAGGCCGGGCGGGACCGTATCTGGGCCGGCAATGATGGGGCTTGCAGACGTAGCCCTTTACGCTGCGCTGTTAAGCAAAATCGGGCTGGTGCCACTGGCGGTTACCACAAACCTGAATATTAACTTTCTGCGCAAGCCTGCCGCTCATAAGCCCCTCTGGGCGAAAGCGACCATGCTTAAAGTTGGGCGCACCATGGGGGTTGGCGAAGTTTTTGTCTACTCCGAGGGGGGAGAAGAGGAGCCTGTAGCGCATTCCACGATGACATATTCGATACCGCCAAAAAAACATGAGAATTAG
- a CDS encoding AI-2E family transporter, producing the protein MDDDQKPSLQCSPESGKTRADLSTPIYGLFILGVLYTLYLAHQIILPMVLALLTSLLLSPLASRMCSGLHIPRVVSSLILVVLLLVSIAGVAMAVATPAMEWAGKAPEGISRLLVGESELKRQISRVTESAQKVEESVSGLSDGGGEDTGQEPTTVVLQTESWRAQLMSKVRDGLAGLALAMALTYFLLVSGDRLVRNFVRQLPRGHRRTVLRITRDSQHQIAQYLGVLGISNTSVGVATGLMAWAVGLPDPAVWGLVAGLARFIPYLGVILTILLLAIVSAVSLDTLWMMAIAPLGYLALTTMVGFFIEPWIHGFRMAINPVIIFVSIFFWGWLWGPVGVVLAVPLMTVIQVVLKQIPRLRPVYKVIAR; encoded by the coding sequence ATGGATGACGATCAGAAACCAAGCTTACAATGCAGCCCCGAATCCGGGAAAACACGTGCTGACCTTTCCACGCCTATCTACGGGCTTTTCATTCTGGGAGTGCTGTACACCCTGTATCTCGCCCATCAGATAATTCTGCCGATGGTGCTGGCGCTGCTGACTAGCTTGCTGTTGTCGCCTCTGGCTTCGCGCATGTGCTCTGGCCTGCATATTCCCAGAGTCGTCAGTTCGCTGATTCTGGTGGTGTTGCTACTTGTTTCTATCGCGGGTGTCGCTATGGCGGTTGCTACACCGGCAATGGAGTGGGCAGGCAAAGCTCCGGAGGGTATTTCCCGATTGCTGGTTGGCGAGAGTGAGCTTAAGCGTCAGATCAGCAGGGTGACTGAATCCGCCCAGAAAGTGGAGGAGTCCGTCAGTGGCCTCTCTGATGGAGGTGGTGAAGATACTGGCCAGGAGCCAACCACCGTTGTTCTGCAGACCGAGTCCTGGCGAGCCCAGTTAATGAGCAAAGTCCGGGATGGTCTGGCGGGTCTTGCTCTTGCTATGGCACTTACCTATTTCCTGCTGGTCAGCGGCGACAGACTGGTGCGTAACTTTGTCAGGCAGTTACCGAGAGGTCATCGCCGGACCGTGCTTCGGATTACCAGAGATTCCCAGCACCAGATTGCTCAGTATCTCGGGGTTCTGGGTATCAGCAACACCTCTGTGGGGGTGGCGACGGGGCTTATGGCCTGGGCAGTCGGGTTGCCCGATCCTGCCGTCTGGGGGCTGGTTGCCGGTCTGGCGCGTTTTATCCCCTATCTGGGGGTTATTCTTACTATTCTTTTGCTTGCCATTGTCTCTGCGGTAAGCCTGGACACTTTGTGGATGATGGCGATTGCGCCATTGGGTTATCTTGCCCTGACTACAATGGTGGGTTTCTTTATCGAACCCTGGATCCACGGTTTTCGCATGGCAATTAACCCCGTCATTATATTTGTTTCCATCTTTTTCTGGGGCTGGCTATGGGGACCTGTGGGTGTAGTGCTTGCGGTGCCACTGATGACCGTTATTCAGGTTGTTCTGAAGCAGATCCCCAGGCTGCGACCTGTCTATAAAGTGATTGCCCGTTAG
- a CDS encoding AMP-binding protein has product MSLPEYADVYNNFDPAALEADILDGSLDGGLNVCHEICDKWATDPKKVALYYEKDGGGDGVLTFAELKEQSARFANYLTSLGIGKGDRVAGLLPRGPELLIVIAGALRAGAVYQPLFTAFGSGAIEYRLERAGTKLVVTDPVNYPKLTDVKDCPPVLCVDAEKTGAAIPDFRSTLDGQSADFEPVMIKGTDPFLQMFTSGTVGKSKGVAVPARALMAFYVYMKYAIDLRDDDTFWNVADPGWAYGLYYAVVGPLLMGHATHFNPGAFTPESTYDMIRKYKITNLAAAPTAYRLLKANDHVLPEGENLGLRVASSAGEPLNPEVVNWIRNRHFCPVMDHYGQTETGMTCCNFHALAHPVRQGSMGYSSPGHRVVALNEKNEEVGEGEVGQIAVDVEASPLFHFDGYTWGEKDPFVKGYYLTGDMAICHGDGSFSFSGRDDDIITTAGYRVGPADVESTLLEHAAVAESGVVAKPDEKRGSIIKAYVVIKGDQQPADDQTLRDELQELVRRRLSTHAFPREIEFVEELPKTPSGKIQRFVLRNRAQEEPGS; this is encoded by the coding sequence ATGAGCCTTCCGGAATACGCAGACGTCTATAACAACTTCGATCCCGCCGCTCTCGAGGCGGACATTCTGGACGGAAGTCTGGATGGTGGGTTGAATGTCTGCCATGAGATTTGTGACAAGTGGGCGACCGACCCGAAGAAAGTCGCCCTTTACTACGAAAAAGATGGCGGCGGTGATGGCGTACTCACCTTTGCCGAGTTGAAAGAGCAATCCGCGCGATTTGCCAACTACCTGACATCGCTGGGAATTGGTAAAGGCGACAGGGTTGCGGGTCTGCTGCCCAGAGGTCCCGAACTGCTCATTGTTATCGCTGGCGCTCTGCGTGCCGGTGCGGTTTATCAGCCCCTGTTTACTGCATTTGGTTCCGGTGCTATTGAATACCGCCTCGAGCGCGCAGGGACAAAACTGGTCGTTACAGATCCGGTGAACTACCCCAAGCTCACAGATGTAAAAGATTGTCCGCCAGTTCTTTGTGTTGATGCTGAAAAAACCGGGGCAGCTATCCCGGATTTCCGGAGTACTCTGGACGGCCAGAGTGCTGATTTTGAGCCTGTCATGATCAAGGGCACCGATCCGTTCCTGCAGATGTTCACCTCAGGTACCGTCGGCAAGTCAAAAGGTGTTGCCGTGCCGGCGCGTGCATTGATGGCTTTCTATGTATACATGAAGTACGCCATCGACCTGCGTGATGACGATACTTTCTGGAACGTTGCTGATCCTGGCTGGGCATACGGCCTTTATTATGCGGTGGTGGGTCCGCTGTTGATGGGGCACGCGACCCACTTCAATCCGGGCGCGTTTACGCCCGAATCTACCTACGACATGATCCGCAAGTACAAGATTACCAATCTTGCGGCAGCGCCCACTGCCTACCGCCTGCTTAAAGCCAATGATCACGTACTTCCGGAAGGCGAAAACCTCGGGCTTCGCGTTGCCAGCAGTGCCGGCGAGCCCCTGAACCCGGAAGTGGTTAACTGGATCAGGAACCGTCATTTCTGCCCGGTTATGGATCACTACGGGCAGACAGAAACCGGTATGACCTGCTGCAACTTCCACGCCCTTGCGCATCCTGTTCGCCAGGGCTCCATGGGCTACTCATCACCAGGTCACAGGGTTGTTGCCCTTAACGAAAAAAATGAGGAAGTGGGTGAGGGTGAGGTCGGGCAGATTGCTGTAGATGTCGAAGCATCGCCGCTGTTTCATTTTGACGGCTACACCTGGGGAGAAAAAGACCCGTTCGTGAAAGGCTATTACCTTACTGGTGATATGGCGATCTGCCATGGTGACGGTAGTTTCTCATTCAGCGGTCGTGATGACGATATTATCACCACTGCCGGTTACCGGGTTGGTCCTGCCGATGTGGAAAGTACACTGCTGGAGCACGCTGCTGTGGCAGAGTCCGGAGTCGTTGCCAAGCCGGATGAAAAGCGTGGCTCCATCATTAAAGCCTATGTTGTCATTAAAGGGGATCAGCAGCCGGCGGATGATCAGACTTTGCGGGATGAACTGCAGGAACTGGTACGCCGGCGCCTTTCTACGCATGCATTTCCTCGGGAAATTGAATTCGTGGAAGAGCTTCCGAAAACGCCCAGTGGCAAGATTCAGCGTTTTGTGTTGCGTAACCGTGCCCAGGAGGAACCTGGTTCATGA
- a CDS encoding ABC transporter ATP-binding protein produces the protein MSDQYVLETRNLVKEFKGFVAVDDVNLQIQKGHIHALIGPNGAGKTTVFNLLTKFLIPTRGQILFKGEDITPLKSAAIARKGMVRSFQISAVFPHMTALENIRVALQSFEGSSFSFWKSGTSLNRLNGRAMELLESVGLTEFANTTTVELAYGRKRALELATTLAMEPEILLLDEPTQGMGTEDVDRVVELVRKAAEGRTVLMVEHNLSVVSKLCDRITVLAQGSVLTEGDYEAVSADPRVREVYMGTGSSGERGASTETESEAAQ, from the coding sequence ATGAGTGACCAGTACGTGCTGGAGACCCGGAACCTTGTTAAAGAGTTCAAGGGCTTTGTAGCGGTTGACGACGTGAATCTTCAGATTCAGAAAGGCCATATACATGCTCTGATCGGTCCCAACGGTGCAGGTAAAACCACAGTGTTCAACCTGCTCACTAAATTCCTCATCCCGACACGCGGACAGATTCTCTTCAAAGGCGAAGATATTACGCCTCTTAAATCCGCGGCCATTGCCCGTAAAGGTATGGTTCGTTCATTTCAGATTTCCGCTGTCTTTCCCCATATGACGGCACTGGAAAATATTCGTGTGGCGCTGCAGAGCTTTGAAGGCAGTTCGTTCAGCTTCTGGAAATCCGGCACATCTCTGAACAGGCTTAACGGTCGTGCCATGGAGCTTCTGGAATCTGTGGGTCTGACTGAATTTGCGAATACCACCACTGTCGAGCTGGCCTATGGCCGTAAACGGGCTCTTGAGCTGGCGACGACCCTGGCCATGGAGCCGGAAATTCTGCTGCTCGATGAGCCTACCCAGGGCATGGGCACGGAAGACGTTGATCGCGTTGTGGAGCTGGTGCGCAAGGCGGCTGAAGGCCGGACTGTTCTGATGGTTGAACACAACCTGAGTGTGGTGTCGAAACTGTGCGACCGTATAACGGTGCTGGCTCAGGGTTCCGTACTTACGGAAGGCGACTATGAAGCCGTTTCTGCCGACCCCCGCGTCCGCGAGGTTTATATGGGAACCGGTTCCAGTGGTGAACGCGGAGCTTCAACCGAAACTGAATCGGAGGCTGCGCAATGA
- a CDS encoding zinc-binding dehydrogenase codes for MIPNTMKAMLLTGHGDVDRLVYKEVSTPSPAPGEVLVQVTATAKNNTDRKAREGLYPTQKGETTSFQMGGQPTLIFPRIQGADIVGRVVAVGAGVDSGRVGERGLLDFNIYASDRRDINLTPDYYGHGADGGYAEFVAVPADQFHAVPGEALDDAQLAAMGMCSYQTAMHMLTSARVKAGERVLVTGASGGVGTALIQLCRILGATPYALSTSDKTEALQTLGAETVLDRSDMDSFVERVKAATGGKPFDAVMDLVGGDMTDRFIDAMIFDMNSRETYPRLSIAGASGGNISEILWTRIYLYQVQIFGVSHGTREEAEQLVEWIRGGQLRPVLHGAFRLSQLHQAERYFMNRGSDYLGKIVIVPDSQWEKHGASWSLEKSI; via the coding sequence ATGATCCCGAACACCATGAAAGCCATGCTCCTTACAGGTCATGGCGATGTTGACAGGCTTGTATATAAAGAGGTGTCTACACCATCTCCGGCGCCCGGTGAGGTTTTGGTCCAGGTAACCGCTACCGCCAAGAATAATACTGACCGAAAGGCCAGGGAAGGGCTGTATCCCACTCAAAAGGGCGAAACCACCTCGTTTCAGATGGGGGGGCAGCCCACTCTCATTTTTCCCCGCATTCAGGGCGCTGACATTGTCGGGCGCGTTGTGGCCGTGGGCGCTGGTGTCGATAGTGGTCGTGTGGGGGAGCGAGGTCTGCTGGATTTCAATATTTACGCCAGCGACCGCAGGGATATCAATCTCACTCCTGACTATTATGGCCATGGAGCCGATGGCGGTTATGCCGAGTTCGTTGCTGTTCCCGCAGATCAGTTTCATGCTGTGCCGGGTGAGGCGCTGGATGATGCCCAGTTGGCGGCGATGGGGATGTGCTCATACCAGACGGCTATGCATATGCTCACGTCGGCCCGTGTAAAAGCCGGGGAGCGTGTTCTCGTTACTGGCGCAAGCGGCGGTGTGGGCACTGCGTTGATCCAGCTTTGCCGCATTTTGGGCGCTACCCCTTACGCACTGAGTACATCAGATAAAACCGAAGCTCTCCAGACGCTGGGTGCAGAGACCGTGCTTGATCGTTCTGATATGGACAGTTTTGTAGAGCGAGTTAAGGCAGCGACTGGCGGCAAGCCCTTTGATGCGGTTATGGATCTGGTGGGTGGTGATATGACCGATAGATTCATTGACGCCATGATCTTTGATATGAATTCCCGGGAGACATACCCGCGCCTTAGCATTGCTGGTGCCAGCGGCGGAAACATCAGTGAAATCCTGTGGACGCGGATTTATCTGTATCAGGTGCAGATATTCGGTGTCTCACATGGTACCCGGGAGGAAGCAGAGCAGCTGGTGGAGTGGATTCGCGGCGGGCAGCTCAGGCCGGTGCTTCACGGTGCTTTCCGGCTTTCGCAGCTGCATCAGGCGGAGCGCTACTTTATGAATCGCGGCAGTGATTATCTCGGCAAGATTGTCATAGTTCCGGATTCTCAATGGGAAAAGCACGGAGCCTCCTGGTCTCTGGAGAAGAGTATATGA
- a CDS encoding proline racemase family protein, translated as MKQELTIQLMDTHAGGDVSRIVTGGIESLPGGSVRAQMEYLRDDADGLRKLLLEEPYGIPEMSVDLLVPPSDPRAAAGYIIMEVMGYPIYSGSNTICTATAVLELGIVPKKEGRQSFLLESPAGLVGIEALVKNGVVEAITCEGLPSYIHTHRATIEVPSLGTVTYSVAYSGGFYALVEAKSLGFSLTLDEERDLARAAHAIVEAIQAERGFSHYTLGDVGPLPFLHFMGPVEQIAEHYYRSRSATYVHPGVICRSTTGTGTSARLALMNFEGLIRPGDRLETVSLRETGFIGEFSGAEQEGDYQVVKNNITGKSYVIARSDIVVNCEDSLVDCDGLHHILSNRTSL; from the coding sequence ATGAAGCAGGAATTGACTATTCAGCTTATGGACACCCACGCAGGTGGTGATGTCAGCCGCATTGTGACCGGTGGTATCGAATCACTGCCCGGCGGCAGTGTGCGTGCGCAAATGGAATACCTGCGTGATGATGCAGACGGCCTGAGAAAGCTGTTGCTGGAAGAGCCGTACGGAATCCCGGAAATGTCAGTGGACCTGCTGGTGCCGCCATCCGATCCCCGTGCCGCAGCCGGGTACATCATCATGGAAGTCATGGGATACCCGATTTATTCGGGCTCCAATACCATCTGTACTGCGACGGCAGTACTTGAATTAGGGATAGTGCCCAAAAAGGAGGGTCGGCAGAGCTTCCTCCTGGAATCTCCGGCGGGTCTGGTCGGTATTGAGGCTCTGGTTAAAAACGGAGTAGTTGAAGCAATTACCTGCGAGGGTCTGCCGAGCTACATACACACCCATCGAGCGACAATCGAAGTGCCGTCTCTTGGCACCGTTACCTACAGCGTGGCATACAGCGGCGGGTTCTATGCGCTGGTAGAAGCAAAATCTCTTGGGTTCAGCCTTACTCTCGACGAAGAGCGAGATCTGGCACGCGCTGCCCACGCTATTGTCGAAGCGATTCAGGCGGAGCGTGGTTTTTCCCACTATACGCTTGGTGATGTCGGCCCTTTGCCATTCCTGCATTTCATGGGGCCTGTTGAGCAGATAGCCGAACATTATTACCGCTCCCGTTCTGCAACTTATGTGCATCCGGGAGTGATTTGCCGGAGCACGACCGGAACCGGTACTTCAGCCCGCCTTGCCCTGATGAATTTTGAAGGGCTTATCCGCCCGGGCGACCGGCTTGAAACTGTGTCGCTCCGGGAAACAGGTTTCATTGGAGAGTTTTCGGGTGCAGAGCAGGAAGGTGATTATCAGGTTGTGAAAAACAACATCACCGGGAAGAGCTACGTTATTGCCCGTTCGGACATTGTGGTGAATTGTGAGGATTCACTTGTGGACTGTGACGGGCTTCATCATATCCTCAGTAATCGCACTTCTTTATGA